In Synechococcus sp. CC9616, the following are encoded in one genomic region:
- a CDS encoding Mrp/NBP35 family ATP-binding protein, whose protein sequence is MVTAEQALSCLEQVKDAGSGRSAIDLGWIEHVRVAPPRVVFRLSLPGFAQSQRERIATEAKELLNSLDGISDIQIELGQPASQGGIGQAGHGQQSERQSIPGVQRVIAVSSGKGGVGKSTVAVNLACALAQQGQRVGLLDADIYGPNAPTMLGVADQTPEVIGSGDDQRIIPISSCGVAMVSMGLLIDEHQPVIWRGPMLNGIIRQFLYQAEWGDRDVLVVDLPPGTGDAQLSLAQAVPMAGVVIVTTPQQVSLQDARRGLAMFRQLDIPVLGVVENMSAFIPPDQPDKRYALFGSGGGQCLADEYDVPLLTQIPMEMPVQEGGDSGRPIVLSRSESASASAFGALADAVLQQADIRA, encoded by the coding sequence ATGGTTACGGCGGAGCAGGCGCTGAGCTGCCTGGAACAGGTGAAGGATGCCGGCAGCGGCCGCTCCGCCATCGATCTGGGATGGATCGAGCATGTCCGTGTTGCACCGCCGAGAGTGGTATTCCGACTTTCGCTTCCCGGGTTTGCCCAGAGCCAGCGAGAGCGGATCGCCACAGAAGCCAAAGAGCTGCTGAATTCTCTGGATGGCATCAGCGACATCCAGATCGAACTCGGACAACCTGCCAGTCAAGGCGGCATCGGCCAGGCGGGTCATGGACAGCAGTCCGAGCGACAGAGCATCCCAGGTGTTCAGCGGGTCATCGCTGTCAGCAGCGGCAAGGGCGGTGTCGGCAAGAGCACCGTCGCCGTCAATCTGGCCTGCGCGTTGGCCCAACAGGGCCAACGGGTGGGCCTTCTTGACGCCGACATTTACGGCCCCAACGCCCCAACCATGCTGGGGGTCGCTGATCAGACGCCGGAGGTCATCGGCAGCGGTGATGACCAACGGATCATCCCGATCAGCAGCTGCGGGGTGGCCATGGTGTCCATGGGCCTTCTGATCGATGAGCACCAACCGGTGATCTGGCGTGGCCCGATGCTCAATGGAATTATTCGTCAGTTCTTATATCAGGCCGAATGGGGTGATCGAGACGTCCTGGTGGTTGACCTTCCCCCTGGCACAGGCGATGCCCAGTTGTCTCTGGCACAGGCTGTTCCCATGGCAGGCGTTGTGATCGTGACGACACCGCAACAGGTGTCGCTTCAGGATGCCCGCCGCGGGCTGGCCATGTTCCGTCAGCTCGACATCCCTGTTCTGGGGGTGGTTGAGAACATGAGCGCCTTCATCCCCCCTGATCAGCCTGACAAGCGATACGCCTTGTTCGGCAGCGGCGGAGGCCAATGCCTGGCTGATGAATACGACGTCCCTCTGCTGACTCAGATCCCCATGGAAATGCCGGTTCAGGAGGGTGGGGATTCAGGCCGGCCGATTGTTCTCAGCCGCAGCGAATCCGCCAGCGCGTCTGCCTTCGGGGCGCTGGCAGACGCAGTGCTGCAACAGGCGGACATCAGGGCCTGA
- the hemF gene encoding oxygen-dependent coproporphyrinogen oxidase has product MVRSLLRRVFGPAGKQAGGASNPAPEPPPKDSRERARSMVMGLQDEICSGLEALDGEGRFTEESWERPEGGGGRSRVMRDGRVFEQGGVNFSEVQGQELPPSILKQRPEAKGHPWFATGTSMVLHPRSPYIPTVHLNYRYFEAGPVWWFGGGADLTPYYPFLEDARHFHRTLQAACDSVHPDLHKVFKPWCDEYFFLKHRGETRGVGGIFYDYQDSNGILYKGQDGGGPAAATSSELGPCPLGWEQLFSLGQACGRAFLPSYSPIVEKRQALPYGERERNFQLYRRGRYVEFNLVWDRGTIFGLQTNGRTESILMSLPPLVRWEYGYQAEPGSREALLTELFTKPQDWLGDHSLEDRCRPHHAVY; this is encoded by the coding sequence ATGGTTCGCAGCCTGCTCCGACGCGTCTTCGGCCCTGCCGGGAAGCAGGCTGGCGGCGCGTCCAATCCTGCGCCGGAGCCGCCCCCCAAGGATTCACGAGAGCGCGCTCGCAGCATGGTGATGGGCCTGCAGGACGAGATCTGTTCGGGTCTCGAAGCCCTTGATGGGGAGGGCCGTTTCACTGAGGAGAGTTGGGAGCGACCAGAGGGTGGTGGCGGTCGCTCCCGGGTGATGCGTGATGGTCGGGTCTTTGAACAGGGAGGCGTGAACTTCTCCGAGGTGCAGGGCCAGGAGCTGCCTCCTTCGATTCTGAAACAACGCCCGGAAGCCAAGGGGCATCCATGGTTTGCAACCGGGACGTCCATGGTTCTGCATCCCCGCAGCCCTTATATCCCCACAGTCCACCTCAATTACCGCTATTTCGAAGCCGGTCCGGTGTGGTGGTTCGGAGGTGGAGCCGACCTGACCCCCTACTACCCCTTTCTCGAGGATGCTCGCCATTTCCATCGCACGCTTCAGGCTGCCTGCGATTCGGTGCATCCCGATCTCCACAAGGTGTTCAAGCCCTGGTGCGACGAGTACTTCTTCCTGAAGCACCGCGGCGAGACCCGTGGCGTCGGAGGCATCTTCTACGACTACCAGGACTCCAATGGGATCCTTTACAAGGGGCAGGATGGCGGCGGTCCGGCTGCTGCAACGTCGTCCGAGCTGGGTCCGTGCCCCCTCGGCTGGGAGCAGCTCTTCTCGCTCGGACAGGCCTGTGGCCGAGCGTTTCTGCCCTCATACAGCCCCATCGTCGAGAAGCGGCAGGCGCTCCCCTATGGCGAGCGGGAACGGAATTTTCAGCTGTATCGGCGCGGTCGCTATGTGGAATTCAATCTCGTTTGGGATCGGGGAACGATCTTCGGGCTCCAAACGAACGGTCGCACTGAGTCGATTCTGATGTCGCTGCCCCCTCTCGTGCGCTGGGAGTACGGCTATCAGGCCGAGCCTGGGTCAAGGGAGGCGCTGCTGACAGAGTTGTTCACCAAGCCGCAGGACTGGCTGGGAGATCATTCTCTTGAGGATCGTTGCCGACCTCATCACGCGGTGTACTGA
- a CDS encoding cofactor assembly of complex C subunit B: MPAGFQSTLLLTVLLAIGLVFFLRAASKDRTTVVDVSSPKPPLEVLETLTQWLEKRGWSRIGGDAERQVLRFRGQVAASRPLAVLLSVLAAIGGACFGLVLQQLNPQWHGWPLLLIGLGPVAGLVYDKRAARIEDLELRLLEDVDTTLTTGSYLRLRAHRDELIAIELELSESLELASDGSLLSSPI, from the coding sequence ATGCCCGCAGGATTTCAATCCACCCTTCTACTGACGGTGCTGCTGGCCATCGGGCTGGTGTTTTTCCTGCGGGCGGCCAGCAAAGACCGGACCACGGTTGTGGATGTGAGCTCTCCGAAACCTCCTCTCGAGGTGCTTGAGACGCTCACTCAGTGGCTTGAGAAGCGCGGCTGGAGCCGCATTGGAGGCGATGCAGAACGTCAGGTCTTGCGCTTCCGTGGCCAGGTGGCGGCAAGTCGTCCGCTGGCGGTTCTGCTGTCCGTTCTGGCAGCCATCGGAGGCGCCTGCTTTGGCCTGGTGCTTCAGCAGCTGAACCCCCAATGGCATGGCTGGCCACTCCTCCTGATTGGCCTTGGTCCAGTCGCAGGACTCGTTTACGACAAACGGGCTGCACGCATCGAAGACCTCGAACTTCGTCTTCTTGAAGACGTCGATACCACTCTCACCACGGGCAGCTACCTGCGTCTGCGTGCTCATCGCGACGAGCTGATCGCCATCGAGCTCGAACTCTCGGAGTCCCTTGAGCTCGCCAGTGATGGCTCACTGCTTTCATCACCGATCTGA
- a CDS encoding helix-turn-helix transcriptional regulator, with translation MFSRRKPSRNCLADIEQYFQQPPPQFLDLELAVCWVLECLLKDDNYPSGLLQKLTREEPQLRLSETVLQQALEFLEQQGSITTYTQRCPSRGRPRRMLHLQPTARNEAEKLMSPWHSWLDSHRLVLS, from the coding sequence TTGTTCTCCAGACGAAAGCCCTCGCGCAACTGCCTTGCGGATATCGAGCAGTACTTCCAGCAGCCGCCACCACAGTTCCTCGATCTGGAACTTGCGGTCTGCTGGGTTCTCGAATGCCTCCTGAAGGATGACAACTATCCCTCCGGACTTCTACAGAAACTGACCCGTGAAGAGCCCCAGCTGCGGCTCTCCGAGACCGTCCTGCAACAAGCGCTGGAATTCCTTGAGCAACAGGGATCCATCACCACATACACCCAGCGATGCCCCAGCCGTGGGCGACCAAGACGGATGCTCCACCTGCAGCCGACAGCCCGCAATGAGGCAGAAAAGCTGATGTCTCCCTGGCACAGCTGGCTCGACTCGCATCGCCTCGTGCTCAGCTGA
- a CDS encoding ribonuclease D → MAEPLPAAAEFAVFDGDLDPLWTERYLGVSALAVDTEAMGLIHGRDRLCLVQIADEHDRVACIRIALGQSEAPRLKSLMEAKDVEKVFHYARFDVAALASGLGIAVNPLFCTKVGSRLARTYTPRHGLKDLVMELVGVELDKGAQSSDWGRVDQLSETQLAYAANDVRYLLPARQRLEEMLRREGRWDLACRCFSCIPVVAELDRLRFHQTFEH, encoded by the coding sequence ATGGCTGAGCCGCTGCCCGCTGCCGCAGAGTTTGCCGTCTTCGATGGGGACCTGGATCCGCTCTGGACCGAGCGTTATCTGGGGGTGTCTGCCCTGGCGGTGGACACCGAGGCGATGGGCCTGATCCACGGCCGCGACCGGCTCTGCCTGGTGCAGATCGCCGATGAGCACGATCGGGTGGCCTGCATCCGCATCGCTCTGGGGCAATCCGAAGCTCCGAGGCTCAAAAGTCTCATGGAAGCCAAGGATGTGGAGAAGGTGTTCCATTACGCCCGTTTTGATGTGGCAGCCCTGGCCAGCGGGCTAGGTATCGCTGTCAATCCTCTGTTCTGCACCAAGGTCGGCAGCCGTTTGGCCAGGACATACACCCCGCGCCATGGTCTGAAGGATCTGGTGATGGAGCTTGTCGGCGTGGAGCTGGACAAAGGTGCTCAGAGCAGCGATTGGGGTCGGGTTGATCAGCTGTCAGAGACCCAGCTCGCCTACGCGGCCAACGACGTCCGCTACCTGCTCCCCGCACGCCAGAGGCTCGAGGAGATGCTGCGCAGAGAAGGGCGCTGGGACCTGGCTTGCCGCTGCTTCAGCTGCATTCCCGTTGTCGCTGAGCTGGATCGTCTGCGGTTTCACCAAACCTTCGAGCACTAG
- a CDS encoding lipid-A-disaccharide synthase-related protein yields MLVLCNGHGEDLIALRVLEAVHRLRPQLSLEVMPLVGKGRAFDAAVEGGWLQKIGPSATLPSGGFSNQSFKGLLSDLSAGLPLLSWRQWRLCRRLARQNRVMLAIGDLLPLLLARSSGACFGFLGTPKSDYTWRSGPGHALSDVYHRLKGSEWDPWEWALMTSRRCRLVAMRDRLTARGLQRHGVSAVAPGNPMMDGLCRESPPAALKRCRRILMLCGSRMPEASSNFRRLLAATHQLETSPTPVALLVAVGSQPPLEVLEQLLKQDGFRRSLPPSDELGAVACWVKGPLLVLIGRRCFDRWAGWVEAGLATAGTATEQLVGLGIPAVSLPGPGPQFKKGFARRQSRLLGGAVYPCGDTIELARKLDRLLSDDELVERLGRIGQRRMGPPGGSQRLARLVLKQLCGDL; encoded by the coding sequence TTGCTGGTGCTCTGCAACGGTCATGGTGAGGATCTGATTGCCCTCAGAGTGCTCGAGGCCGTCCACCGGCTGCGTCCTCAGCTGTCTCTGGAAGTGATGCCCCTGGTGGGGAAGGGGCGAGCCTTTGACGCGGCTGTCGAGGGCGGCTGGCTGCAGAAAATCGGTCCTTCGGCGACGTTGCCCAGTGGAGGCTTCAGCAACCAGAGCTTCAAGGGGCTCCTTTCAGACCTCTCAGCCGGACTGCCACTGCTGAGCTGGCGGCAGTGGAGGCTGTGCCGACGACTGGCTCGCCAGAACAGAGTGATGCTGGCCATTGGTGACCTGTTACCGCTTCTGCTGGCTCGCAGCAGTGGAGCATGCTTCGGGTTCCTCGGAACTCCAAAGAGCGATTACACCTGGCGCAGCGGCCCAGGTCATGCCCTCAGCGATGTGTATCACCGCTTGAAAGGCAGCGAATGGGATCCCTGGGAGTGGGCCTTGATGACCTCCAGACGTTGCCGTTTGGTGGCCATGAGAGACCGCCTCACGGCTCGAGGACTCCAGCGTCATGGGGTATCGGCGGTCGCGCCAGGGAACCCGATGATGGATGGCCTGTGTCGGGAATCGCCACCAGCTGCGCTGAAGCGTTGCCGACGGATCCTGATGCTCTGCGGCAGTCGGATGCCGGAAGCGAGCAGCAATTTCCGCCGTCTTCTGGCAGCGACCCATCAACTGGAGACCTCCCCAACACCTGTGGCACTGCTGGTGGCCGTGGGATCCCAGCCCCCTCTCGAGGTCCTGGAACAACTGTTGAAGCAAGACGGTTTCCGGCGCAGCCTGCCGCCATCAGACGAGCTGGGAGCCGTAGCCTGCTGGGTCAAAGGGCCTCTGCTGGTTCTGATCGGGCGCCGCTGCTTCGATCGCTGGGCGGGCTGGGTGGAAGCCGGCCTGGCTACAGCCGGTACGGCGACGGAACAGCTGGTGGGATTGGGCATCCCAGCTGTGTCCCTGCCAGGCCCTGGCCCACAGTTCAAAAAAGGATTTGCCAGACGTCAGAGTCGTCTTCTCGGAGGAGCCGTCTATCCCTGCGGAGACACCATCGAGCTCGCCCGCAAGCTTGACCGCCTGCTCAGCGACGATGAGCTGGTTGAACGACTCGGCAGGATCGGGCAACGACGGATGGGCCCGCCAGGGGGAAGCCAACGGCTTGCGAGGCTGGTTCTCAAGCAACTCTGCGGGGACCTTTGA
- a CDS encoding aldo/keto reductase, with protein sequence MARSSVFRLSGIGFGTWAWGNQLVWGYDPERDDDRLSHTFREAVTAGLTLVDTADSYGTGRLNGRSETLLGRFIAALAPAQQAGLVVATKLAPFPWRLGRRGFHRAFQASSYRLQGHLQRVQLHWSTARYAPWQESALLDGMADLVLQGKVQELGVSNVGPSRLAWMHNRLADRGVVLRSLQLQYSLLAPDDQRLDRLLRLCSELKIEVLAYSPLAFGMLGQLPDASPAPSTPLRRGLFRRLLPASLPLRRVMEEIALSHRASMVQVALNWCRSHGTTPIPGLRSPEQARDVAAALKWSLTDEEVQRLDLERQRCGERMPSNPFQSS encoded by the coding sequence ATGGCTCGTAGCAGTGTGTTCCGGTTGAGCGGGATCGGATTCGGCACCTGGGCCTGGGGGAATCAACTGGTCTGGGGGTACGACCCAGAGAGGGATGACGATCGTTTGTCCCACACCTTTCGTGAGGCTGTGACCGCTGGCCTGACGCTGGTGGACACAGCTGATTCCTATGGAACAGGGCGCCTCAACGGGCGGAGCGAGACCTTGCTAGGTCGCTTCATCGCGGCATTAGCGCCAGCTCAGCAGGCCGGGCTCGTTGTTGCAACAAAACTGGCACCGTTTCCCTGGAGGTTGGGCCGTCGCGGGTTCCATCGCGCCTTCCAGGCAAGTTCTTATCGCCTGCAAGGACATCTTCAGCGGGTGCAGTTGCACTGGAGCACGGCTCGTTATGCCCCCTGGCAGGAGTCCGCGCTGCTTGACGGCATGGCGGATCTGGTTCTTCAGGGCAAGGTGCAGGAACTGGGCGTGTCCAATGTCGGGCCGTCACGCCTGGCCTGGATGCACAACCGACTGGCGGATCGGGGTGTGGTTTTGCGCAGCTTGCAGCTCCAGTACTCCCTTCTGGCTCCTGATGATCAACGCCTGGATCGGCTGCTGCGCCTCTGTTCTGAGCTCAAGATTGAGGTGCTGGCCTACAGCCCCTTGGCGTTTGGGATGCTTGGGCAGCTGCCCGATGCCAGCCCGGCACCTTCAACCCCTCTTCGCCGAGGTTTGTTCCGTCGACTCCTGCCTGCAAGCCTTCCACTCCGACGTGTGATGGAGGAGATCGCCCTCAGCCATCGGGCCTCGATGGTGCAGGTGGCTTTGAACTGGTGCCGATCGCATGGAACAACACCGATCCCCGGTTTGCGCAGTCCGGAGCAGGCCCGTGATGTGGCCGCGGCGCTCAAATGGTCGTTGACCGACGAGGAGGTTCAAAGACTTGACCTGGAGCGACAACGTTGCGGGGAAAGGATGCCGTCCAATCCCTTTCAGAGTTCCTGA
- the purM gene encoding phosphoribosylformylglycinamidine cyclo-ligase: MDYKAAGVDVQAGRDFVDRIRGSVESTRRTEVLGGLGGFGGIMRLPSGMRQPLLIAGTDGVGTKLDLAQIHHQHRGVGLDLVAMCVNDVITSGASPLFFLDYMATGALTPSAMAEVVDGIADGCRQSGCALLGGETAEMPGFYPAGRYDLAGFCVAVVEESDLIVSQRVQPGDRIIGIASNGVHSNGFSLVRSVLNSAEVTADTTYGPEGRRLIEDLLCPTRLYPSLVRSLLEGDIDIHGMAHITGGGLPENLPRCLPDGTLAVIDPSSWPRPALFNWLQENGAIPEQDMWQTFNLGVGFCLVLSDHQVNDAMAICDNNGVQSWPIGEVSAGPERCKPGLIGIPS, from the coding sequence ATGGATTACAAAGCTGCCGGCGTGGATGTGCAAGCCGGACGAGACTTTGTTGATCGGATCCGTGGCTCCGTGGAATCCACCCGCCGAACTGAGGTGTTGGGGGGCCTTGGAGGGTTTGGAGGCATCATGCGGCTTCCATCCGGAATGCGCCAGCCACTCCTGATTGCTGGAACCGATGGGGTCGGGACCAAACTCGACCTGGCTCAGATCCATCACCAACATCGTGGAGTCGGCCTTGATCTGGTCGCGATGTGCGTGAACGACGTGATCACATCAGGGGCCTCCCCCCTGTTCTTCCTGGATTACATGGCCACAGGAGCGCTGACGCCATCAGCCATGGCGGAGGTTGTGGACGGCATCGCTGATGGCTGCCGCCAGAGCGGATGCGCCTTGCTGGGCGGAGAGACAGCCGAGATGCCCGGTTTTTACCCGGCGGGTCGCTACGACCTGGCGGGATTCTGTGTCGCCGTTGTGGAGGAGTCGGATCTGATCGTTTCTCAGCGCGTTCAACCTGGCGATCGCATCATCGGCATTGCCAGTAACGGGGTTCACAGCAACGGCTTCAGCCTTGTGAGGAGTGTGCTGAACAGCGCTGAAGTAACAGCAGACACCACTTACGGACCCGAGGGCCGGCGGCTCATTGAGGATCTGCTCTGCCCCACCCGTCTCTACCCATCACTTGTGAGAAGCCTTTTGGAAGGCGACATCGACATCCACGGCATGGCTCACATCACTGGAGGAGGGCTTCCCGAAAATCTGCCGCGCTGTTTACCGGACGGCACCTTGGCTGTGATTGATCCCTCGAGCTGGCCGCGACCGGCGCTCTTCAACTGGCTGCAGGAGAACGGTGCGATTCCAGAGCAGGACATGTGGCAGACCTTCAACCTTGGCGTCGGCTTCTGCCTCGTGCTTTCGGACCATCAAGTGAATGACGCGATGGCGATCTGTGACAACAACGGGGTTCAGAGCTGGCCGATCGGCGAGGTGTCAGCCGGCCCAGAACGTTGCAAACCAGGACTCATCGGCATTCCGTCCTGA
- a CDS encoding septal ring lytic transglycosylase RlpA family protein, with amino-acid sequence MRNLIILFGLCGTVSASPALYPVVAGDLEARDQTNPLAETERVQADAETLSAESQKEEASGESSASSTETINSEATNSEASSSEAATAQPAADQPAADQPAKDANSLKATLTPVELNESPELEPAPPAPKVKTVPDVVKIITGEASWYGPGFYGNRTASGEIYRPGTMTAAHRTLPFGTKVRVTNLWNGRSAVIRINDRGPFVGHRVIDLGHGAASSLGLTASGIAQVRLEVLR; translated from the coding sequence TTGCGCAATCTGATCATCCTGTTCGGTCTCTGTGGGACCGTGTCTGCCAGCCCAGCTCTGTATCCGGTTGTCGCAGGCGACCTTGAGGCTCGCGATCAAACGAACCCACTGGCGGAGACGGAGCGCGTTCAGGCTGATGCTGAGACTCTTTCCGCTGAGTCTCAAAAGGAAGAGGCCTCAGGTGAGTCATCGGCCTCATCCACGGAAACAATCAATTCAGAAGCAACCAACTCAGAAGCGAGCAGTTCTGAAGCGGCCACTGCTCAACCGGCTGCTGATCAACCGGCCGCTGATCAACCGGCCAAGGACGCTAATTCTTTGAAAGCGACCCTGACTCCAGTTGAGTTGAACGAATCACCCGAGCTCGAGCCGGCTCCCCCAGCGCCGAAGGTCAAAACGGTGCCTGATGTGGTGAAGATCATCACGGGAGAGGCCAGCTGGTACGGCCCTGGCTTTTACGGCAACCGCACGGCCAGTGGTGAGATCTATCGCCCCGGAACGATGACGGCCGCCCACCGCACACTGCCCTTCGGGACAAAGGTTCGGGTGACCAATCTCTGGAATGGTCGCTCGGCGGTGATTCGGATCAATGATCGGGGGCCCTTCGTGGGACATCGCGTCATTGATCTCGGCCATGGGGCTGCCAGCAGCCTTGGTCTGACAGCATCCGGAATCGCTCAGGTGCGTCTCGAGGTGTTGCGCTGA
- a CDS encoding bifunctional pantoate--beta-alanine ligase/(d)CMP kinase — MQTAKDLHSWLAEGHAPLSLVPTMGGLHEGHVRLMRLATSNSDGSTVVSLFVNPLQFGPSEDYDRYPRCLQEDLALAASAGVDAVWAPDISEVFPGGPEHCFRLQVPAFLQSHLCGRMRPGHFDGVATVVARLLALVQPDRLILGEKDWQQLTILRRLVADLNLPITLLGVPTVREADGLAMSSRNQYLSPEDRERAVALPRVLQAVRFEDDVTDVRQALITAGLEVEYVERVAPASLQPCGQETAISLLAAAVRCGSTRLIDHVFLMSRAPLVAIDGPAGAGKSTVTRAFAERLGLTYLDTGAMYRSVTWLVQQRKLDPADAVAIESLLIDFKLDLRSLPGGGQQVLVNGEDVSSAIRSPEVTASVSAVAAHRCVRQALTAQQKAMGAKGGLVAEGRDIGTAVFPDADLKVFLTATVSERARRRALDLEQRGFEPPNRQELETQIAERDRMDSSREEAPLVQASDALELVTDGMTIDAVIDELVGLFRARVAEEAWPTPEG, encoded by the coding sequence CTGCAAACAGCAAAGGACCTCCACTCCTGGTTGGCCGAAGGCCATGCCCCTCTTTCCTTGGTTCCCACGATGGGAGGCCTCCATGAGGGTCATGTCCGTTTGATGAGGCTGGCCACATCAAACTCCGACGGTTCGACTGTCGTCAGCCTGTTCGTCAACCCGCTCCAATTTGGTCCTTCGGAGGATTACGACCGCTACCCGCGCTGCTTGCAGGAGGATCTCGCCCTTGCAGCATCCGCCGGCGTGGACGCTGTATGGGCGCCGGACATCAGCGAGGTCTTCCCTGGTGGCCCCGAACACTGTTTTCGTCTTCAGGTCCCAGCTTTTCTTCAATCCCATCTCTGTGGACGGATGCGCCCGGGGCATTTCGATGGTGTTGCCACTGTTGTGGCTCGCCTCCTGGCCTTGGTGCAGCCTGATCGCCTGATCCTTGGAGAAAAAGACTGGCAGCAACTGACCATTCTCCGGCGTTTGGTGGCGGATCTGAATCTCCCGATCACGTTGTTGGGAGTGCCAACGGTGCGCGAGGCCGACGGCCTCGCGATGAGTTCACGCAATCAATACCTCTCTCCGGAGGACCGCGAACGGGCTGTGGCGTTGCCCCGAGTGCTTCAAGCGGTCCGTTTTGAAGACGATGTGACCGATGTGCGGCAGGCTCTCATCACCGCTGGGCTCGAGGTCGAGTATGTAGAAAGGGTTGCTCCTGCAAGCCTGCAGCCCTGCGGTCAGGAGACGGCGATTTCGCTGCTTGCAGCCGCAGTTCGCTGCGGAAGCACCCGTTTGATCGATCACGTGTTTCTGATGAGTCGAGCTCCTCTTGTCGCCATTGACGGACCTGCAGGGGCCGGCAAGAGCACGGTGACCCGTGCCTTCGCCGAGCGTCTCGGGCTGACCTATCTCGACACCGGGGCGATGTATCGCTCGGTGACCTGGTTGGTTCAACAACGCAAGCTCGATCCTGCTGATGCCGTTGCGATCGAGTCCCTGCTGATCGATTTCAAGCTTGATCTCCGTTCTCTGCCAGGAGGAGGCCAGCAGGTGCTGGTGAATGGGGAGGATGTCAGCAGTGCGATCCGATCACCGGAGGTAACAGCTTCTGTGTCGGCTGTGGCCGCCCATCGTTGCGTCCGCCAGGCGCTTACGGCTCAGCAGAAGGCCATGGGTGCCAAGGGTGGGTTGGTGGCTGAGGGCCGGGATATCGGCACCGCCGTGTTCCCCGATGCAGACCTCAAAGTGTTTCTCACCGCCACGGTCAGTGAGCGGGCACGCCGGCGGGCTTTGGATCTGGAGCAACGTGGATTCGAGCCCCCGAACCGCCAGGAACTCGAAACTCAGATCGCCGAGCGCGACCGGATGGACAGCAGTCGTGAGGAGGCTCCGCTGGTACAGGCGTCAGACGCTCTGGAACTGGTGACTGACGGCATGACGATCGATGCGGTGATCGACGAGCTGGTGGGACTGTTTCGTGCCCGGGTGGCTGAAGAGGCTTGGCCTACGCCGGAGGGCTGA
- a CDS encoding low molecular weight protein-tyrosine-phosphatase, protein MKILFVCLGNICRSPAAEGVFLHQLVERELNEHFVVDSAGTGGWHVGNPADRRMQAAANRRGIQLPSCARQISLDDLSEFDLILTMDDANLAAVTSLASEAGRRATAKIKPILSYTSQFSETEVPDPYYGGEEGFEHVLDLLENACSNLLDDLSPPA, encoded by the coding sequence ATGAAGATTTTGTTCGTCTGCCTCGGCAACATCTGCCGCTCACCGGCTGCCGAAGGTGTTTTTCTACATCAGCTCGTTGAGAGAGAGCTCAACGAGCATTTCGTGGTGGATTCAGCCGGCACAGGGGGCTGGCATGTCGGCAATCCAGCTGATCGGCGCATGCAGGCTGCCGCGAACCGTCGAGGGATTCAGCTCCCCAGCTGCGCACGACAGATCAGCCTCGACGATCTCAGTGAATTTGATCTGATCCTCACGATGGACGATGCCAACCTGGCGGCCGTGACGAGCCTTGCCAGCGAAGCGGGCCGCCGGGCCACAGCCAAGATCAAGCCAATACTGAGCTATACGAGTCAGTTCAGTGAAACCGAAGTCCCTGACCCCTATTACGGCGGTGAAGAAGGTTTTGAGCACGTCCTAGATCTGCTGGAGAATGCCTGCTCCAACTTGCTCGACGATCTCAGCCCTCCGGCGTAG